CTCCACAGCACACCTGGTCCCTCTTTCCTACGTGACAGTTGCTTTAAAAAGATATTGTttctatgaaaagaaaattcGTGTTTGTTCTAGAGCACTAAAAAAACCCAGCACCCCCCCAACCATGTGATACCAAAGGCTTTTCTCACCCGATGCAGTACCCTACAGGCCATGTCCTCCGTTAAATTGGATCTTGCAGCCAGATTTCTCCCTGCTGCCAGGCATCAGCCTCAAGCTGGGCCATAATTCATCGCCCCGCCCGGAGGGTAGCATTTTGTCTCCATTTGTTCCATATTAAGCAACTCGGCAATGAGCACGTGACTCTCTGGGTTCCATCTCGATTATTTATGAGGCTCATTTTTGATGGCTCCGGAATATTCCACCAGTGGCTTCATCCTTCACCCGTCACCAGATGCTGCCAATTGTTAATTGCCCTTTGTAAAAAAACTGCGAGTGACTTTTTCAGAAAAATTCTGCTGAATGTCAGAGTGTAAATGCTCATGTTCCTGCCTCAGTCCCAGGTCCCAAGAGACTCATGGCCACAGTCTGCATGTCCTTATTGGGTTCTTGGAGCCTCCTGGAATTCATTCATGCATTCGTCCAGCACACTTTTacttaagcacctactgtgtgctgggccagGGCCTGCCTCCGGGATGAGCCAGATGATTGAAAGAGTAGAAACAGGGATTTGTGGGACACAGGAAAGAGCCATGCGGTAGGGCAGGTGGATAGGGAGCCAGGAGCTCAGGATGAGCCAGAATTAACcaggagaggaggctggcagtGGTATTCCAAGTGGGGAGAACAactagtgcaaaggccctgaggcagggttGTGTTGTGGACAGGGTAAACATGGGCTGTACATGCACCACGCAGCGGTCAAGGAGCCTCACGAGGACCAGTGGGGAAACCAGTGGGGAAACTCAGACTCAGAGCACAGTGGCCCTACCCCAGGCACCTGACCACAGATATGTCCAAACAGCCTTGACCTTTAAACCTTCCTCCTTTCCTATCAGTCAGGCAGGTTGGAGGGCAGAGGCCCGGTCCTCAGGAACCCCTCTTCTGGGGCCCTTAGTCCTCTCACAGGGGGCACTACCAGGACACAGACCATCTCCAAGGCCCAGAGGGCGGGTAGCAGAGTTGCAGGCAGTGGGTGGGCAGGCGGGGATGCCTGCAGCACAGGGCTCTGTGGGGGTGCTGGGTGGGCGGCAGCAGAATATCTCAAGCCTGTGGCCACACCACGCTACACATGAACCAGAACCTCGTGCTGTTCCCGGAGCAGTGGAGGGCCAGCAGCCAAGGACAAGTACTGTAGGCTACACGTCTCCTCGACCAGCTGGCATCAAAGTCTTCCCGGGGAGCCAGCGTGGGATCAGTCCCAGCCTCTGTGACACCCAGCGGGGAACACTTCAGCAGTGCCTCCCCAAGGCGTGCTGGCCCATAAAATAACCACTGCCCCAGCTGGCAGATGGGTTCCGACCCTCGAGTGTCTCCTGTCGCCTTTGGAATCCAGTACAAACCCTTCCCCATGCCCTTGAGGCTCCCCGTGGTCCCAGCTGTGCCCTCCCCACCTCTTCTCCCTTCACACTTCCCCTCCTCATTCTAACTTCTTGCCATCCCTGTCATGCTAGGTggttcctgcctcaggacctttggaCCTGCCATTGAAGAATGGACTAAGGACTAAGCCACTAAGGACTCTCCTCTTCCCCAGCCTAGGCATCACTTTTTCTTCtagagcccccccaccccactgccttgCCTGAGGTTCCCACAGACATGTAGGATGGGAGCCCCCAGGCAGGCCCATGGTGCTCCGTGTCCTTACGACTAGCATGGGGTTTAACACACAGCAGAGTCCCCATCACATGGGTTGGGATGCCACTGGGGCAGGGTCCATGCCTGACTCTCCATCcctcaggaggagaaggagaagcgGCGCCTGGAGCAGCTGGAGCGCAAGAAGGAGACGCAGCggctgctggaggaggaagaCTCAAAGCTCAAAGGTGGCAAGGCCCCCCGGGTGGCCGCCTCCAGCAAGGTCACCCGCGCGCAGATTGAGGAGACTCTCCGCCGAGACCATCAGCACAAGGAAACCCCTGACCCAGGTGGGGCCCGGGCCCACGCTGGAGCTGCCCTTTTACCTGAGAAACGAGAGGCAGTGGGTCCACCCCCTGGACTGAGTCCGGAGGGCCGCCTCACCTCCAGGGAAGCTGTGTGGGCTCCGCAAGGTGAAGGGTGGCTGGGTGGGGTCTCGGCAGGCCTGGCTCTGATCACAGACGGTAGAGGCACGCACGTGTGTAATGACTTACGCCGCGCCTGACCCTAGCCTGTGCTCTCCCGGGTACCCAAGGCTGATGTGGTGCCCCGAGGCGAGGAGAAGGCAGCGGCTTATGAGATGTCTCCTGAGTGGTGGGCTGCAGGGAAGTCAgtctgggggctgggggacaggaCTGGCCCACCCCGGTAGGTAGGACTTGCGGAGGGGGTCGCGTTTGCATCCTCaatcctctgcctgcctttctccCCTCCGTTCTCTCATCTCCCTGGAGCTCAGCATCTCTGCTCATGTCTCTCTTTCTGGTACATCTCTGTTCCCCGCTCCCGCCCGCAGCCGAGAAAGCCAAAAGCCATTTGGAGATGCCGTTGGAGGAGAACGTGAACCGCCGCGTGCTGGAGGAGGGCAGCGTGGAGGCGCGCACCATCGAGGACGCCATCGCTGTGCTCAGGTACCCGGCAGAGCCTAGGCCTTGGGGGCGGGGcttggggcggggcggggttgAACCTCGGGTGGGGCTAGGCCCCGGGGCGGGGCGCACCACGCCCCAGCCCCCCTGACGCCTGCGTCCTCGCCTGCGTCTTCACCAGCGTGACGGAGGAGGCAGTGGACAGACACCCGGAGCGCCGCATGCGGGCGGCCTTCACTGCCTTTGAGGAGGCGCAGCTGCCGCGGCTTAAGCAAGAAAATCCCAATATGCGGCTGTCGCAGCTGAAGCAGATGCTCAAAAAGGAGTGGCTGCGTTCACCGGATAACCCCATGAACCAGCGGGCGGTGCCCTTCAACACCCCCAAGTGAGCCTGGAACTGGAGGAGCCGCCCGGGCAGGCGATCAGAGTCGCAGCCCCACACGCCCTCCCGCTGGGTCAGCTCCAAGGGCTACAGAGATATCTGGGGCCATGGCGTGTGTCCTAGGGGCTCGGTGGCATCACTGGCCACATCTCCCGCTACAGGGTCCCTGCTGCAGTGACACCCCTGCCCTTCTTGCGCGCACCAGAATCCTGGGCCCGAGTGCCCAATAAAGGTGGCCGGTGAGGCAGAGTGTGCACTTGAAGTCTACGTGGGTATGGGTCGATGCTTGAgtgggtggtgggaggagagCTGGAACGAGGGGCCACAGCCAGAGAAGATGGGGGCCCCCAAAGCGCTCCTGTCCTAACAGGCTAGTGAGATAGTGAGATAGTGTAGAGCAGACAGTGCTCTGCTTCTACCTGGGCCATTGGTCCAGTGAGAGGCCTATACCATCGTCCCCTGGAAGCTTTGCTGGGTTGCTGCAAAGGGgtagctcagagaggttgaggcACTGGCTCCAGGTCACACAGTACTGCAGAGGTAGAACCAGAGGAGAGTTGGAGGCAAGTTGTTGGCATCCTGAGATTCTGGTCCCGAATCAGCAGCCAGGTCACATACTGTGTTGGGGTCAGGAGATGCAGGCTGCTCTGCTGTTATTCCAACCTGGGAGGCATCTGGGTTGAGTCCTGGGCAGGCTTTCTGGTGGAGGGTTTCTTTAGAGCAGGCGTTTGTGGGAAATGAGTCAGATTCCATTGCAGAGGCAGGGCACTGGGCAGGCAAGGCCCTGGAAGCTGGAGTGGGCAGGTGGATCTGGGTAGGAATGAGTGTCCGGTCGGAGGCTGAATGTCTGGGAAGGGCTGGGTGAGATCTCAACATGATTCTGGCTTCCTAAAGCTTAGTTGACCTCAGGGAGCCAGTGGAGAGGAAGGGCAGCTGGGAGATGGGCCCAAGTGTGTGGGGCAGGGTCCAAGCATTTATCATGTCACTGCTGTGGGCTCCCACCCAAGTGACTACCTCTCTGCACTCACAAGCCTGCCTCTGCACCTCTGGCCCCCATcccctcaccctctgccacccttcAGCTCCAGCCCCATCATCTGCTTGTTCTCAACTTCTCCAGCACAGCAGGTTTTTGCCCCTCATGGCCTACATGCTTAGTTCTTCCTGCCAAGAATGCTTTGTCTCCCAGACATCAAGTCTCAGATGCAGATTTTTACAGATGGCCCCAACTGTGTGGGGTCATGGCCGAGCCAAAGGGAGCCAGGCTCTGCCCGGAAGTAGAGGGGTAAAAGGCTTCGTCGGGGGAGGGCCTTGAAGGATGGGAGTTCTCCACACTGACAAGGGACAGAAAAGGGTGAAGAAAACACACATGCAAAGGCCTGGAGTCACAACTCCTATTCTACAGAGTTGTTattggttagtcactcagtcgtgtctgattctttgcaactccctggactgtaacccaccaggctcctctgtccatgggatttctcaggcaagaatactggagtgggttgccatttccttctccacaggatcttcctgacccaagcgtcgaacctgggtcttctgcattggtaggcaggttctttaccaactgagccacaagggaagtccctgtgatACCCATTTCCAGAGGGGAAAATTGAGACACAGGGCTTCCTAGTTCAAcggggttgggtggggggggcTGCCTTTAATAATCAAGTACAGCTGAAGTGCAATATAGCAGGTACCTGAAACAATAGTAGCTGATAACTACTATTATCAACTACTGATATACTACTATTATCAACTACTATTATTTATAACTACATAAAAACTAACCAACGTACATATTGAGCATTGGCTTAGTTTGGGGATTTCCCCAGGAGCCAACGCTGAGATAGGACTAGAAGCATGTGAGGGGTCCAGGAAGGACCTTGGGAAGATCTCATAGGGTTTGAGGGAAGGAGCCATTCAGAGAAGAATCTGGAGGGGAgcgttgggggtggggggtgtcggGGACTGGACCAGCTGTGAGAAACATCCTCTGGATTCTAGACCCTGGCCTAGCACATGGtaagcttgctgggagaaatatcaataacctcagatatgaagatgacaccacccttatggcagaaagccaaaaggaactaaagagcctcttgatgaaagtgaaaaagagtgaaaaacctggcttaaaactcagcattcaaaaaaaaaaaacaaaatcagcattcaaaaaactaagatcatggcatccggccccatcacttcatggcaaatagatggggatacaatggaaactgtgagagagtttattttcttgggctccaaaaatcactgcagatattgactgcagccatgaaattaaaagacgcttactccttggaagaaaagctatgacaaacctagcatattaaaaaagcagagatattactttgcctacaaaggtccatatagtcaaagctatggtttttccaatagtcatgtgtggaagtgagatttggaccataaagaaggctgagcaccgaaaacctgatgcttttgaactgtggtgttggaggaggcacttaagaatcccttggacagcagggagatgaaaccagttcatcctaaaggaaataaatcctgaaaagtcattggaaggactgatactgaagctgaagctccaatactttggccacacgatgcaaagagctgactcattggaaaagaccctgatgctgggaaagactgaaggcaggaggagacggggacaacagaggatgagatggttggatggcatcaccaactcaatggacaagagtttgagcaaggtctgggagatggtgatggacagggaagcctggcatgctgcagtccattgggttgcaaagactcagacatgactgagcgattgaacaacaaatgTCATTTTACTGAGCCCTGGGGACAGTCCCCTGTTACATTGATCCTCTTTCTAGATGGAAAAACTAAGGCACCTGCCTGTGTCACATACTCAAAGCACTCAGTCAGCGGTGTGGAGGTGGGGCCCAGAATTGGGGCTCCGGGTATCAGCTGAGTAACAGAGAAGCCCAGATGGCTCCCCACAAAGGGAAGCCTCTGCCTCTTACCTCTGGGGGCCTTAGACCAAGGCCTTAATGGGTCCAAGCTTGTTTCCTCCTATATAAAATAGGACTGAAAACAGTATCTAAGCCTAGGCCATCTCGAGAATCAAGCAGATGGTGCCCAGGAAGGGCAGATCCTGAAAGGAGCCTCCCCAGGTTTGGGGTATTTGTTGTGGCCAGGGATTAGGGAAGGTCTGGAACCAGTGATGAATAATCGGAGGGAAGAAGCAAGCTGAGCCTGCAGGGCCTTGGATGCCAAGGGTGGGATGAGTGGGGCTTTACCCCAGGGCGACGGAGAGCCACAGTGGATGTGTGAGCAGGGTGGAAAGTACCAGAGCTGTGCGTGGCAAGTTATGCTGGGGACTTGGAGGGGAATGGCTGGTAGGTCAGAGAGTGAAGGTAAAACTCAGGACAGAAGCTAGGAGGACTGCCTTCATTCCTAAGACACAAAGACGACGGTAACGAAGACTGTTTGAAAGAAAACTTCGATCTTCTGGTCCCACCCCCGCGGAATCCCAGGCTCGCGCATGCGCGCAGGCAACAGGGAATCCCCGGCTTCGCCGCAATGCGCGGGAGGGGGCGTGAGACGGGAGTTCCGTGCGCTCCCAGCCCTCTCCGCGCGTTGCCAGGACGACCGGCCGGGGCCGCGGGGACGCCGAACACTCACTGCGCTTGCGCGGGGGTTGTCTCAACAGGGCCAGGGCTTTCCCGTCGCGCGCGAGTCGAAGAGGGAAAAGCCGCGCACGGCGCGCATGCGTCGACCCCCGCCCGACCCCCCGCCCTGTGGGCCAGGGAATCCTCACCTGCCGCACTGCGcactgggggcggggcggggaaaCCGGCTCAAACTGGAGTGGGGTTTGCTGAGGCGTGGGCGGGGGAGGGAGCGAGCGTGGGGTCTTCCCCAGGTTCCCGCTCTCCCCGTCGCCTTGGCAACCGGGCGCGCGGGCCGCAGTGCGGGGGCGGCGGCAGCCTCGGGGAAACCGAGTGGTTCTGCGCCTGCGTGGGTCTCCGCGCCTGCGGCCGGGGTTCCCCTTCGTGCTCCTGGGGGAGATCGattgggggggggcggtgtggggGGCTGATTGGAGAAGGTGGGTGCCAGGGAAGAGGATGAACGTGGAGAGGGCCTGGGGGACGGGGGAGGATGGTGGTGGAAAAGAGGAGGCGGAGTGGGTGCCCGAGAAGGTAGGGGGGCACGGGAAAGGGTagaggtggtggggagaggggtacTGGATGAGGTCGGAGGAGGGATTAATGAGGAAGATAGTAGAGgaaagggaacaacagagaagggaggaggaacgGGGAGCAGCTAAAGGACACGGACAGTATGAGGGGAACAAAGAGAAGCTTATGAAGGGAACACAGAAGGGTATAGGGGTGGCTAGGGGGAGGGGACGAACACCTTCAggacaccacccccccccccgctccCCGCCAACCTGCAAACCCTAGGTTTGCTGAGCCAGGAAATCTGGATCTAAGATTTCCAGatttagaagaagaagaagaaaaggtatAGGACACACCAGTTAAACTTGACTTCCAGTTAAGCAATGgaataatttttattctaagtGTGTCCCATTCCGTTCACCGTTTTTACTGGTAGCTCTAATTTTGGTCggaccactcccttctcctcccggccAACCCCATCCCCTGCCTGTCCCTTGAGTCTTTCTGAAAGCCACTGGGGACCTCTCAGATCAGATGATTCCTTTGTTTCTCATCTCTCTGGTGCCCCACAGCCCTGCACACTGGTGCCCTCCCCTGCCATCTCCGATCC
This genomic window from Cervus canadensis isolate Bull #8, Minnesota chromosome 4, ASM1932006v1, whole genome shotgun sequence contains:
- the CCDC124 gene encoding coiled-coil domain-containing protein 124 — its product is MPKKFQGENTKSAAARARRAEAKAAADAKKQKELEDAYWKDEDKHVMRKEQRKEEKEKRRLEQLERKKETQRLLEEEDSKLKGGKAPRVAASSKVTRAQIEETLRRDHQHKETPDPAEKAKSHLEMPLEENVNRRVLEEGSVEARTIEDAIAVLSVTEEAVDRHPERRMRAAFTAFEEAQLPRLKQENPNMRLSQLKQMLKKEWLRSPDNPMNQRAVPFNTPK